The Saccharothrix variisporea genome has a segment encoding these proteins:
- a CDS encoding proline--tRNA ligase: protein MITRMSSLFLRTLREDPADAEVPSHKLLVRAGYVRRVAPGGYSWLPLGLRVLRNIEQVVREEMDAFGAQEIQFPALLPKEPYEATNRWTEYGPNIFRLKDRKGADYLLGPTHEELFALTVKGEYSSYKDYPVTLYQIQTKYRDEARPRAGILRGREFVMKDSYSFDLTDEGLSHSYKQHRDAYIRIFDRLGMEYVIVSATSGAMGGSASEEFLAVAPTGEDTFVRSTESDYAANVEAVTTPAPPEQSIEDKPAAQVHHTPNTPTIESLVDFLNAADLGRTFTAADTLKNVLVKLTQPGAKESTLLAIGVPGDREVDFKRLEAAVSPAEVSMLEESDFAKNSFLVKGYIGPGALQANGVRYLVDPRVVRGTAWVTGADKADHHVVDLVQGRDFTPDGVIDVAEVREGDPSPDGKGVLVAARGIEIGHIFQLGRKYADAFALDALGPDSKPIRITMGSYGIGVSRLVAAIAEQSHDERGLIWPRNVSPFDLHVVVAGKDEALAAGGEKLAGELSAAGLKVLLDDRKASPGVKFADAELIGVPTIVVVGRGLANGVVEVKDRRSGERVEVAVDEVVEHLRALVRG, encoded by the coding sequence GTGATCACGAGGATGTCGTCGCTGTTCCTGCGCACGCTGCGCGAGGACCCGGCCGACGCCGAAGTCCCCAGCCACAAGCTGCTGGTCCGCGCCGGATACGTCCGCCGCGTCGCACCGGGCGGCTACTCGTGGCTGCCGCTCGGGCTGCGGGTGCTGCGCAACATCGAGCAGGTCGTGCGCGAGGAGATGGACGCGTTCGGCGCGCAGGAGATCCAGTTCCCCGCGCTGCTGCCCAAGGAGCCCTACGAGGCCACCAACCGGTGGACCGAGTACGGCCCCAACATCTTCCGGCTCAAGGACCGCAAGGGCGCCGACTACCTGCTCGGGCCCACCCACGAGGAGCTGTTCGCGCTCACCGTGAAGGGCGAGTACTCCTCGTACAAGGACTACCCGGTCACGCTGTACCAGATCCAGACCAAGTACCGCGACGAGGCTCGGCCCCGCGCGGGCATCCTGCGCGGGCGCGAGTTCGTGATGAAGGACTCCTACTCCTTCGACCTCACCGACGAGGGCCTGTCGCACTCCTACAAGCAGCACCGCGACGCCTACATCCGCATCTTCGACCGCCTGGGCATGGAGTACGTGATCGTCTCCGCCACGTCCGGCGCGATGGGCGGCTCGGCGTCGGAGGAGTTCCTGGCGGTCGCGCCGACCGGTGAGGACACCTTCGTCCGCAGCACCGAGTCGGACTACGCGGCCAACGTGGAGGCCGTGACGACGCCCGCGCCGCCGGAGCAGTCGATCGAGGACAAGCCCGCCGCGCAGGTCCACCACACGCCCAACACGCCCACCATCGAGTCGCTGGTGGACTTCCTCAACGCCGCCGACCTGGGCCGGACGTTCACCGCGGCGGACACGCTGAAGAACGTCCTGGTCAAGCTCACCCAGCCGGGCGCGAAGGAGTCGACCCTGCTGGCGATCGGCGTGCCCGGCGACCGCGAGGTGGACTTCAAGCGCCTGGAGGCGGCCGTCTCGCCCGCCGAGGTGTCCATGCTGGAGGAGTCCGACTTCGCCAAGAACTCGTTCCTGGTGAAGGGCTACATCGGGCCGGGCGCGCTCCAGGCCAACGGCGTCCGGTACCTGGTCGACCCCCGCGTGGTGCGCGGCACGGCGTGGGTGACCGGCGCGGACAAGGCCGACCACCACGTGGTGGACCTGGTGCAGGGCCGCGACTTCACGCCCGACGGCGTGATCGACGTGGCCGAGGTCCGCGAGGGCGACCCGTCGCCGGACGGCAAGGGCGTGCTGGTCGCGGCGCGCGGCATCGAGATCGGCCACATCTTCCAGCTCGGCCGCAAGTACGCGGACGCGTTCGCGCTGGACGCCCTCGGCCCGGACAGCAAGCCCATCCGGATCACCATGGGCTCCTACGGCATCGGCGTGTCGCGCCTGGTCGCGGCCATCGCCGAGCAGAGCCACGACGAGCGCGGCCTGATCTGGCCCCGCAACGTCTCGCCGTTCGACCTGCACGTGGTCGTCGCGGGCAAGGACGAGGCGCTGGCGGCGGGCGGCGAGAAGCTGGCCGGCGAGCTGTCGGCGGCGGGCCTGAAGGTGCTGTTGGACGACCGCAAGGCCAGCCCCGGCGTGAAGTTCGCCGACGCCGAGCTCATCGGCGTGCCGACGATCGTGGTCGTGGGCCGGGGCCTCGCGAACGGCGTGGTCGAGGTCAAGGACCGCCGCTCGGGTGAGCGGGTCGAGGTCGCCGTGGACGAGGTCGTGGAGCACCTCCGGGCGCTGGTCCGGGGCTGA
- a CDS encoding VOC family protein — translation MSLSISLITIDTADPQKLADFWTKALGTEVAHDWGEYLVLAPTSEGGPQLGLQRVPDPTPGKNRVHFDTHVADRVAEVARLVGLGATEVAEHTVPGLTWTVLADPEGNQFCVGQLG, via the coding sequence ATGAGCCTGAGCATCAGCCTGATCACCATCGACACCGCCGACCCGCAGAAGCTGGCCGACTTCTGGACCAAGGCCCTGGGCACCGAGGTCGCCCACGACTGGGGCGAGTACCTCGTGCTGGCGCCGACGTCCGAGGGCGGGCCGCAGCTGGGCCTGCAACGCGTGCCGGACCCGACACCGGGCAAGAACCGGGTCCACTTCGACACGCACGTGGCCGACCGGGTGGCGGAGGTGGCGCGGCTGGTGGGACTGGGTGCGACGGAGGTCGCGGAGCACACGGTGCCGGGCTTGACGTGGACGGTGCTGGCCGACCCGGAGGGCAACCAGTTCTGCGTGGGCCAACTGGGGTGA